The following are from one region of the Camelus ferus isolate YT-003-E chromosome 13, BCGSAC_Cfer_1.0, whole genome shotgun sequence genome:
- the GJB5 gene encoding gap junction beta-5 protein, whose product MNWGIFEGLLSGVNKYATAFGRVWLSLVFIFRVLVYLVTAERVWSDDHKDFNCDTRQPGCSNVCFDEFFPVTHVRLWALQLILVTCPSLLVVMHVAYREAREKKHQEAAGKDGGRLYLNPGKKRGGLWWTYVFSLVFKAGVDAAFLYVFHLFYPKYTLPRVVKCHAAPCPNTVDCFISKPTEKNIFTLFMVITAAICILLNLVELAYLVSKRCRECLVARRAWARHVGRHRDWAASSCKPDDLLSGDLIFLGSDTPPPLLLDHPQDYVKKTNV is encoded by the coding sequence ATGAACTGGGGGATCTTCGAGGGGCTCCTGAGCGGAGTCAACAAGTACGCCACCGCCTTCGGGCGCGTCTGGCTGTCCCTGGTCTTCATCTTCCGTGTGCTGGTGTACCTGGTGACCGCCGAGCGCGTGTGGAGTGACGACCACAAAGACTTCAACTGTGACACCCGCCAGCCAGGCTGCTCCAATGTCTGCTTCGACGAGTTCTTCCCCGTGACCCACGTGCGCCTCTGGGCCCTGCAGCTCATCCTGGTCACGTGCCCCTCGCTGCTCGTGGTCATGCACGTGGCCTACCGCGAGGCTCGGGAGAAGAAGCACCAAGAGGCGGCGGGGAAGGACGGTGGGCGCCTCTACCTAAACCCCGGAAAGAAGAGGGGTGGGCTCTGGTGGACGTACGTCTTCAGCCTGGTGTTCAAGGCTGGTGTGGATGCCGCCTTCCTCTACGTGTTCCATTTGTTCTACCCCAAATACACCCTCCCTCGGGTGGTCAAGTGCCACGCGGCTCCGTGTCCCAACACGGTGGACTGCTTCATCTCCAAGCCCACGGAGAAAAACATCTTCACTCTCTTCATGGTAATCACGGCTGCCATCTGCATCCTGCTCAACCTGGTGGAGCTGGCCTACCTGGTAAGCAAGAGGTGCCGTGAGTGCCTGGTGGCCAGGAGAGCCTGGGCCAGGCATGTGGGCCGCCACCGGGACTGGGCCGCCTCTTCCTGCAAACCAGACGACCTCCTCTCTGGAGACCTCATCTTTCTGGGCTCCGACACTCCCCCTCCTCTCTTACTGGACCACCCTCAAGACTACGTGAAGAAAACCAATGTGTGA